CCGGATAATGCTGGGAACCcagttcagttaaaaaaaaatgaattataggTTTCGCCTCGTGACACCTACAGCGatatttcatatttgtattttgtgCGTATGCTCTGTATTTAGTGATCAAGCAAATCTACAGGTAGCATGTTAGTATTGTTATTAGTGAGAGTGCTAACAGTTTTAATAACAGCCATTTGCTCGTTCAACAAAACCCAATGGCTAGAATAAAATAATTACCGAAATCCTATATTCCAATACAtgatcccgtagggggtagcgccgtcagtgcaactcTTGCGgcgaactgtaggcattacttaaagctctttgcagtgtcctttcagccCCAACTGcaaatcctttcattccttttattgtacctccgttcatactttcatctttctttcctcaaccctctcctagcaattgtttcatagcgcaactgcgaggttttccttctgttacacctttcaaacctttctaatctcaatttccctttcaccgctgaatgaccttgtgggtcccagtacttggcccttggcctaaattttgcacTACATTCCATTTAGCCAAAGGCTGTGGTGAGACGCAAACTGAGTTTTTGAATAGTTGGAGACGCCAGAAATAAGTTTATAGTGTCTTATATTTTACACAATAGTTGTGTAAGGGCCATATTATTTACAAGTTCCatagaaaaccaaagaaaaagtgtAGTAAATATTTCACGCCAATGTATTTTGAGTTTCCACTGTCGCACAGATGTTCTGGTAAGCCGGATACCTCGACCATGAAAGCAGGTATGGAACAGGTGTGAAACGGCAGGTGTAATATACTTTTTGCCAGATTTGGCAGTGTACCCTGCACCAGTAACTTCGAAATAAAAAACGAGAATTGCAAATAAACTTGAGAATCGTGAACGGTTGACGCAGATCCCgtgtggaagtgtgtgtgtgtgtgtgtgtgtgtgtgtgtgtgtgtgtgtgtgtgtgtgtgtgaaggtatgAAATTTGAGCCACATGGCCcggtgtttgtatttgtgtgtgtgtgtgtgtgtgtgtgtgtgtgtgtgtgtgtgtatgtctgtgcgcGCGCTGTCATACAATATTCCACTAAGTTGAAATTTCATTGGTAGGCTGTTTACAAAACAGACCACCATCAATAATCTGTTCGGCAAGTTTCCAGTCTTTCACATTCTATTCTTTGATCACATAAGCTAAGTGAAagctattttaattttcaaaaacctAAACACCCGAACGTTCCAGCTAATGTAAATAAACGTTAAGTGCAAGTGCATTTGTAGCCTTTGTACCTACTACAATTctcaaaaaatgcaatttgtacattgtaaattttaatCGTGCCTTCGGGAGGATACAATGTCTTTCCAGATCCctcaaccataataataataatttaagaaagcACTGCTTGAGTCCTTTATTTCAgctgaactgaacatagaattttaggccataggtcattcagcgctgaaacggaaattgacagtaaaaggtttaaaaggtgtaacaggaggaaaacctcaaagcagttgcactatgaatcaattgttatgagagggtggaaagtaagattgaagaaagagcatatgaaaggaggtacagtgaaaggaacgaaaggggttgtagctaggggccgaaggcacgctgcaaagaagcttaagtaacgcctacagtgcacctcgtgcggtgcactgatggcgctacccccgtAAAGGGCCTTTATTTTAATATACCTCACTGAAGTTTCCCGACTTACTGAGAGCTATTGGGTACTTAGTCTCTTCCATTGTAACCAATAAGAAGTAAACAAACTGGTAAAAATCACTGTACGTTTTCGAAACcaatataataaatttcaagcTCTTGAAATGTGTAATCTTAGGCCAAATTCTCATAAAACCACCTAGAACTTTTTTGTGTTCATTATCAACAATACTGTTTACATTTCAGAAAACAAGCAGACGAGGGGTGTACTGATATCTGTCAGGTTTCTTCCATTTGAACAACTTTGAATATTTACCAAGTTTCCAAAGGTTTTTTCTAATGTTATATTCAAGTTCTAAACTTGGAAACTCTTCTGTCGGCAAAACATCTCAAAAAGCCGCTTCgaagatgaaatattttatctattttttttatacatatttcacttttattttacttttctaaaaGCCTGTGGGTGACTGAGGCAGGAGGgtattaacgtaaaaaaaaaattgaagcgaATCAAAATCTTCTTTATTCTTAAGGTACAAAGCACTCACACACGgcttgtattttaaaatatattttaaacaataaccGTGTGCGCATTCAGCACGGCTTAAGCTCCAAGCCTTTAGGGGTGCAATCTGACTTCATCACACCTACAGCGGATCTTCTTCTCGGCTCTTTCGAGAACCGGCAATCTGTTCTCCAGAGGGCAGCAGTACTTGTAATTTCCGTAGACAAGGTAGAGTCGGTTGCACACAGAGCGGCCGGGAGCAGTCTCACTGCAGTTCTGGATCCTGGAAAGAGTTTAATACTAAATTGAAACTAGCGAATGATTTTTTTCTCTACCTACTGggggataatttaagaaaattacattttttttatctacgcactgaataaatattttaaaaaagacattttttatctatgcactgaacatatttttttttaaatggcttattattttatctacatacaaaagaatttaaaaattatttttgctcttCCTACTGAACgattaatttgttaaaattttgatttttgctctATCTACtggaagaataaatttttttagttactgaTTTATTGCTCTACCTACTGaacgaataatttttttaaactactgaTTTTTGCTCTACCTACTGAAcgaataaatgttttaaaattattttttgctctaCTTACTGGAAAAATCATTTCTTAAGACTTTTTTCTCTACCTACTGggcgaatatttttttaattactgatttttttttgcgAATATTTTTTCTACCGATTTTGGGcgaatcatttttttaattactgaatttttgCTCTACCTACTGAAcggataatttttaaaaaatgactgatttttcTACCTACTGAACAAATAATTAATGCTTCATTAAaaattaccgttttttttttctctacctaATGGACAGATaatactgaattataaattactgatttttttcagtAGGCGATTTTTTTCTGTACCTACTGAACAAATAATTAACACTTCGTTCAAGTAGGTTACTAAATCTGTTCTCTATCTACAGGGCAAATAATTAatagtttattaaaataaatgacatttttctctAGCTGCCGGACACACAAGACTTCGTTCAAATAAAGTGCTGATTTTTTCTCTACCTACTGGtgaaataattatcatttctttaaaataaatggCTGCAAATTCTATCTAATGGACAAATAACACTTTATAATAAATTGCCGATTTTTTTATCACCCTACTAGACAAATAATTAACACACTGAGATAGATAGTTTAGACAACTAGTTCAGTTGTCAAGTCCGAAATGCAAGTCATTCAGGCGTGGCCTGAGCCAATATTCCAGGAAACTCAGactggaaggaaagaaggaaaatcacCCAGTACGTAACAGCTTaacgaactgaactgaatatagaatttaggccaaaggccaagcactgggatctatgaggtcattaagcgctggaaaggaaattgagaggaggtaggtttgacaggtgtcacaggaggaaagcctcaaagcagttgcactatgaaatagcaagatggaagaaagagaatatgaatggaggtacagtaaaaggaatgaaaggggttgcagctagggccgaggggaagctgcaaagaacctttagtaatgcatacagtgcatcgtgtgaggtgtactgacggcgctacccacccCTACGAGAACACGATTGCTTGCTGAACAAGTCACTTACTGACGAGAAGCAGGCGCACTTTTACAAGCACAACTTTATGAGCAAGAAACTTCCATAAGCATTAAATTAAATCACTAAACGGaaccctaaataaaatactgatttgTAATGGTTACTTCAGTCCATCTTTTCTCTCAATTTGGTCCACAGCCGTTCATATTAGATTTTTAAAGCTAGGATGTTCATACAACTGACACGAGACCTAATAAAATGCTATAGAAAACTCAAGGCACCGAATACAACGTCGCTAAAGTAAATTCAAACGTTGCATTTACGACTAATTTAGAAAGCAGTTGGAATAGATTTATGGAACGATTGGTAACGAGCTGGAATTCAATTaagtaatgtttatattttcacaacaagcattaaaacaaaatatctacTGGGTCTTTCATTGAGTCGAGAAGAATCTTAATTATAAAGGTGTGTGTGGGAAAAAAATTATCCTACTGCCTTGTTTATACGAGTCtgggagcaaaataaaaactccaAGATGGTAAAATTTGAGTTTAGTTGCGCGACCTGATTCCCACCAGTCACCTACCGGAGCAGGTTACCGTCTTTTTtctattggggggggggggggagcagtCCAGAGGGCGGcggagtagctccaggactcatgcagaaaagtgtgctactagaaacagcacacatagtgagaaaagtgatggactcctaaggaggcaggatgcaacccggaaccccccaaCACTATACAaactacccagtcgaataggatggctgataataataataataataataataataataataataataataataataattcaggccCGAAACTTCATGATCACATCCTTATGCAACACGAAGCTCAAAGCGTTGACGTACCTTGACTTGAAACAGCTATCCGAAACCGGAGACTTCCCCATCCTCATCCCGTGGAAGGCGTTCCTCAAGCCGACAGGCATTTCGTTCAGTATCCCCAGGAGGTGGGGACACATCTCATCCGACAGAACCGGAGGGAAGGACACGTCGTCCAGCTCCTCGAATTCTGAATCGGTGGCGTTGTTGGAAGTTCCAGAGCCAGAATCTGTGGAGTTGTTGACTGTGCCACTCAAAGTTCGGTTTTCCTGTAACTACAGAGAATTCGGAGAATCAAAATCAACTGAATGAATTACTAAGAAGTTGTTTGATGCTGTGATTTGGGCTTAACCAAATTCTGGCTTTTAGAAAAACATGACTGGGTTCgcaatttacataaatttcacaAAGTCTATTAAGTACCTAcaacaatttaatattaaaaaacgcAAGTTATTACTTTTAGTTGACCTGTCAACGTACAATAaccttaaaaatggaaaatatgaataccCCCATGCAATCTAATGTAGGATATAACCCCGCCcaatgcaatataaaattataaccCAGCACTGTGTAATACAGGAATATAACCCCAATCATATCACAGAACTAAAACTTCATATAGTGCAATACAAGAATTTAACCTCacagttaaaaaaggaaaataacttccTACAACGTAATATAGGAATATAACCCCACTCAATGCAATATAGGAATATAACCtcgtatataaaatatgaatataaccccatattatatacgtatataacccaatatattatatatgaatataaccccgcatattatatatgaatataacccCACATTGTAATATTTGAATATAACCCTACacaatgtaatatgaaaataacccTCATACAAAGTAGCATTATAATCCCACATAatgcaatgtaaaaatataatacaggAAGATAACCCCATACAAAGTATCCCATACAAAGTAATAGAACCGACACTGTTCCATAGGAATTAACATTATACAATGTAATATAAGAACATAACCTCAAACAATGTAGCCTAGGATTATCTCCGTGTCAAAACATCAGCCAAGATTTAGAATCACCTCAATCTCCTCTCCGACGATTTCCCACTCTGCAAAACCGTACTCGTCCGTCACTCCTCCATCTTGATCGAGTATTGTATTCTTGGTCACCGGTTTTTCTGTAACTGGTTTTTCGGTCACCGGCTTTCCGGTCACCGGTTTTTCTGTAACCGGTTTAGGCACGGTCATGCCTAACGCTCGACCCGAGAAGAGCAAGACGAAAAATATTCCTCGGATCATCTGGAAAAGCACGAGAGGAAATAActtctatttatgtttttttcccaAGATATTTATTACCCAGTATTCTTCGAATCATCTGAAAAGCACGAAGGGAAATAACTTATATTGCATGCTTTTTTCCCCAAGACATTTATTACCCAGTATTCTTCGAATCATCTGGAAAAGCAGGAAGGGAAATAACTTATTTCTGGGTTTTTTTCCCCTAAGGTATTTATTACCCAGAATTCTTCGAATCCTCTGAAAGCGCAGGAAGGAAGTATCTTTATTCAAGACACTTGTAACACTGATCTAACTGTAACTGATCATTTTTTCTCTTAGCTTCATATAATAGTGTATACAGTGTTGTCCCAGTTTAACTAATGAGTTATAAAGTTTCTCACTATCAATCGGGAAAATATACACCAGGAATAATATACTCTACAAAGAATTCAAAGGAATCTGCACCATCACTTAAATAACATAACCTGATAATAAACTGCGATGGAATGGTACAGCCATAACTAGACTTTTAAATAGTATCTACCGTTTAAATAgtttaaatatattctataaacaTTGAAATTACTATACCTGAACCAAGATACACTTTGTATATGGCACAAACCTTCAGTTAACAGGACGTATCCCCTTGAACAAAGTTATTAAGTTGTCAATGAAAGAGCAACATAGGTTACCACTAACCCCATCCAGAAATTCCAGCACCCTGGACCCGAAAATTTGGAGTCAGGGACCCCTAAAAAACATTGAAGAAATTCTGCCAGTTGAGTCTGCCTGGTCGTTCCAGGGACCGATTGTCTGTCCTTGCTCTCGTCCAACATTGCTGACAAGTaccaattctgccctaaaatggaggactgcagtatctgcagaaataaaaaactgagagaaatggtagatactgcagttttcccttgccttactactgattttgttggtactgcaaatgggatcccataaataaagcactgaagaatcattctgaaactgcagtaacctgtgtattagtgtttcacgagcccagtaggtggcatatctcaaattttcagaaaattttgcagatactacaaatgAGTGACCccataaataaagcattgaagaatcattctgaaactgcagtaacctgtgtattagtgtttcaagagcccagtaggtggcatatctcaatttttaCACAaagggaccccctaaataaagcattgaagaatcattctgaaactgcagtaaaattttgcagatatctCTGCAAAGGgaggacccctaaataaagcactgaagaatcattctgaaactgcagtaactcgtgtattagtgttttacgagcccagtaggtggcatatctcaatttcgaaaattttgcagatactgcaaatgagacccctaaataaagcattgaagaatcattctgaaactgcagtaacttgtgtattagtgtttcacgagcccaataggtggcatatctcaatttcgaaaattttccagatactacaaagggacccctaaataaagcattgaaaaatcattctgaaactgcagtaacttgtacaaagggacccctaaataaagcattgaagaatatTTGTTTAacctgtgtattagtgtttcccaataggtggcatatctcagggACTGCATTGAAGAAATTCTGCAGATACTTGTGTATTAGTGCAGTGGCATTTCCATTTTTACTGCAGGCATTTAGGGCAGACTTGGGCTCTTCGCCCTTGACGGCGTTCGTGGAGGAGATAGGGGACTGATGAACTGTCATAAGATGAAATTAGGCCTCTGATACAACTATATAAGTAATGTGAAGATATGTTTCCGAAGTGTTATTCTCAAAAGAAGcttctaaaagaaaaatgtttaaatttaagtgactttggtattttaataatGGCATATTCATCTTCCCCTGTGGTGGTGAGTACCGATTGCTCTAAGATATAATGATGGCAAGACGAAATTAGACCTATAATAATATACAAGTACCCCGAGGgagggtagtgcagtcagtgcacctcatggggtccactgtaggcattacttaaggttctttgcagcgtgccttctgcccctagctgcaacccctttcattccttttactgtacctcctttcgtattctctttcttccatcttactttccaccctctcctaacagttgattcatagtgcgactgggaggttttcctcctgttacacttttcagatttttactgtcaattttcgtttcagcgatgaatgatctcataggtcccagtgcttcaattcaattcaattcaaatataCAAGTAATGTGAGGTTATCTTTACCGagtattattttcaaaagaatccTCTGAAAAACGTGTTTGAATTTAAATGattgtattattttaattatcgCATAATCATCTTTCCCTCTTGTTTCTTCTGTGGCGGAcgacaaataaaaatcaatcaatcaatcaaccgattttagttcatttcatttttatcttggaTCTTGTgcagtttaatttttcataacatatcacattattattattattattattattattattattattattcacatttttcagcaaatatttttttaggatgaggttgcaagccccacgACCTAGCCCACAGATTTTGTTGGAGCTTATGCATCAACGGAATCTGATGTCCCTTGGCGTTCACCCATCCAATTACTGACCAGGGTTAATTGCTGCTTAACTTTACGGTGTTGGAATCgtgttagatttttattattataatgattaatatccttaaattaaaaaaaactgtgactGTTCCATATTTACTATCAAAAGTTCTGCATtctactggtccgctggtatagcggTTAGTGTCATGGCATGCTACTCAAGTGTCGTGGGTTTGcgtctccccagggcgatgaaaaatcactatcTCTGCAtgatgatcagttactgctgcagtgtggggtctgcggtgggaggttgaaaccaatattctttggaagcttgaatttcaagtcaatggccccttaagtgtgcttgttccatgagaataataataataataataataataataataataataataataataataataataataataatcagtcgaAAGAGGAGTCCAAAGTCTTTTGACCTTTCTGTGGCATACTAAAAGTCAAAGCTTCATGTCCCTTTGATATTCGAGACTGACTTATTTTCCTGGTACTCGATTCAATTGGCGTAGGCTGTGAGAGCGAGCGggaaatatagaatatttttggCCAGGGTGATGTAGAGAAAGTAATTGTTCCGTGAATCAGTCACTGtgtcatgatttttttaaatcaataaaatgagTGGAATTTTAAGTAATTAATGTAAGATGGCATAAGCtgccaaaaacacacacatgaacacacacatacgaatCACATGTACAAGAAAATATTCTGCAACATTACCCTGTTCGTGCATCTCTTCAGAGGCCTCATCATCAGGGCGTCGACACCCCTACTCATGCTGCACTAATCACTGTTCATATTACCCATACATTCTTCACTAgactatcgtcctccattctttccacacgaccAGAC
This window of the Macrobrachium rosenbergii isolate ZJJX-2024 chromosome 47, ASM4041242v1, whole genome shotgun sequence genome carries:
- the LOC136830942 gene encoding uncharacterized protein, producing MIRGIFFVLLFSGRALGMTVPKPVTEKPVTGKPVTEKPVTEKPVTKNTILDQDGGVTDEYGFAEWEIVGEEIELQENRTLSGTVNNSTDSGSGTSNNATDSEFEELDDVSFPPVLSDEMCPHLLGILNEMPVGLRNAFHGMRMGKSPVSDSCFKSRIQNCSETAPGRSVCNRLYLVYGNYKYCCPLENRLPVLERAEKKIRCRCDEVRLHP